The Longimicrobium sp. sequence GGGTTCTGTCGCGGCGATGAGTTCCGTAGGGGCGAGCCTGCGAGTCCGAAGACAGGTAGCCTCGGCACAGGTGGCCGCCCCCCGCGCATGGGCTGGCATCCGCCGGTCGAGGCAGGCCTCGCCCCTACGGGCCGATCCCGCGTCCCGCCCGTCACGAGCGCAGCGAGGAAGTCCCTCTCTCGTGCAGCGGGGGAAAGGACAGGCGCGCCAGGCGCCAGGGAGGGGGGCCACCAGGGGCCGGGGAGGGGCCCTCGCGACCGGGCGAACCCGCCGTTCCGCACTTCGCACTTCGCACCTCGCACTTCGCACCTCCGTTTGACACCGCCCCCCCACGTCGGCATCTTCCGCCGGTCCCCCTGGCACCCGATGACGCCGACGACTCGCACGCCCCCGCCCCTGCTCGCCGACCCGCGCCTGCAGCCCGCCCGCGCCCTCGCGCACCAGAGCGACGAGGCCACGCTGGGCGAGCAGCTGGAGCTGGTCGCCATCCCCGCGCCGCCCTTCGGCGAGGAGCCGCGTGGGCGGCGGGTGCTGGAGCGCTTCCGCGAGCTGGGCCTCGAGGGCGCCCACGCCGACGAGGTGGGCAACGTGCTCGCCACCCTCCCCGGCGCCTCCGCGGGCGCGGCGCCCGTCGTGGTCGCCGCGCACCTGGACACCGTGTTCGCGGCGGGGACGGAGCTCACGCCCCGGCGCGAGAACGGGCGCATCTACGCCCCCGGCATCACCGACAACTCGCGCGGGCTGGCGGGGATGCTGGCCGTCGCCCGCGTGCTGCGGCAGGCGGGGGTGCGCACCGAGCGCCCGGTCGTCTTCGTCGGCACCGTGGGCGAGGAGGGGAGCGGCGACCTGCGCGGCGTCAAGCACCTCTTCCGCGAGGGCGCCGCGCTGCGCGGCGCGTCGGCGTTCATCGCGCTCGACGGCT is a genomic window containing:
- a CDS encoding M20/M25/M40 family metallo-hydrolase; this encodes MTPTTRTPPPLLADPRLQPARALAHQSDEATLGEQLELVAIPAPPFGEEPRGRRVLERFRELGLEGAHADEVGNVLATLPGASAGAAPVVVAAHLDTVFAAGTELTPRRENGRIYAPGITDNSRGLAGMLAVARVLRQAGVRTERPVVFVGTVGEEGSGDLRGVKHLFREGAALRGASAFIALDG